A single Azospirillum sp. TSA2s DNA region contains:
- a CDS encoding SulP family inorganic anion transporter produces MTIDLQRLRQEWFGNTRGDLLSGLVVALALIPEAIAFSIIAGVDPKIGLYASFAIAMSIAIVGGRPGMISAATAATAVLMVTLIKDHGLQYLLAATVLAGVLQIGAGFLRLGALMRFVSKSVMTGFVNALAILIFLAQLPELVGVPSVTYALVAAGLAIIYLLPRLTRVVPSALVSILVLTAVTIGFGIDVRTVGDMGELPSTLPVFLLPDIPLTLETLRIILPYSAGIAVVGLLESLMTAAIVDDMTDTGSDKNRECVGQGVANMVSGFLGGMAGCAMIGQSVINVKSGGRGRLSTFCAGLFLLFLIVVLGDWVKRIPMAALVAVMIMVSVGTFNWRSLQTLVTHPRSSSAVMLATVIGVVFTHNLAVGVLIGVLLSGIFFAGKVARLFRVTSALSEDGLTRTYLVEGQLFFASADDFSAAFDVREKLDTVVIDVSRAHIWDISSVAALDGVMLKFRRAGAEVRLAGLNAASETIVDRLAIHDKPGAEERVMAH; encoded by the coding sequence ATGACCATCGATTTGCAACGGCTCCGTCAGGAGTGGTTCGGCAACACGCGCGGCGACCTGCTGTCCGGGCTTGTCGTCGCCCTTGCGCTGATTCCGGAGGCCATCGCCTTCTCCATCATTGCCGGCGTCGATCCGAAGATCGGACTTTACGCCTCCTTCGCCATCGCCATGTCCATCGCCATCGTCGGCGGCCGGCCGGGCATGATCTCCGCCGCCACGGCCGCCACCGCGGTGCTGATGGTCACGCTGATCAAGGACCACGGGCTGCAATATCTGCTGGCCGCCACCGTGCTGGCCGGAGTGCTGCAGATCGGCGCCGGATTCCTGCGGCTGGGCGCGCTGATGCGCTTCGTGTCGAAATCGGTGATGACCGGCTTCGTCAACGCGCTCGCCATCCTGATCTTCCTGGCCCAGTTGCCGGAGCTGGTGGGCGTGCCAAGCGTCACCTATGCGCTGGTCGCGGCCGGGTTGGCGATCATCTACCTGCTGCCGCGTCTGACGCGGGTGGTGCCGTCGGCCCTGGTCAGCATCCTGGTGCTGACGGCGGTCACCATCGGCTTCGGCATCGACGTGCGCACCGTCGGCGACATGGGCGAACTGCCCAGCACCCTGCCGGTCTTCCTGCTGCCCGACATTCCGCTGACGCTGGAAACGCTGCGCATCATCCTGCCCTATTCCGCCGGCATCGCCGTGGTCGGGCTGTTGGAATCGCTGATGACCGCCGCCATCGTCGACGACATGACCGACACCGGCAGTGACAAGAACCGCGAATGCGTCGGCCAGGGCGTCGCCAACATGGTTTCCGGCTTTCTCGGCGGCATGGCCGGCTGCGCGATGATCGGCCAGTCGGTCATCAACGTGAAGTCAGGCGGCCGAGGCCGACTGTCGACCTTCTGCGCCGGGCTGTTCCTGCTGTTCCTGATCGTCGTGCTGGGCGACTGGGTAAAGCGCATCCCGATGGCCGCCCTGGTGGCGGTGATGATCATGGTGTCGGTCGGCACCTTCAACTGGCGGTCGCTGCAAACGCTGGTGACGCACCCGCGAAGCTCCAGCGCGGTCATGCTGGCGACGGTGATCGGCGTGGTCTTCACCCACAATCTTGCCGTCGGCGTGCTGATCGGCGTTCTGCTGTCCGGCATCTTCTTCGCCGGCAAGGTCGCCCGGCTGTTTCGTGTCACCTCCGCCCTGTCGGAGGATGGGCTTACCCGGACCTATCTGGTGGAGGGACAGCTGTTCTTCGCCTCGGCCGACGATTTCTCCGCCGCCTTCGATGTGCGGGAGAAGCTGGATACCGTCGTCATCGACGTGTCCCGCGCCCACATCTGGGACATCTCCAGCGTCGCGGCGCTCGACGGCGTGATGCTGAAGTTCCGCCGCGCCGGGGCGGAGGTGCGGCTGGCCGGCCTGAATGCGGCGAGCGAAACCATCGTCGACCGGCTGGCGATCCACGACAAGCCGGGCGCGGAGGAACGGGTGATGGCACACTGA
- a CDS encoding type III polyketide synthase, with the protein MSPDPRLLAVATALPPHRFEQEETLTVARTVFAHRLRDFDRLAPVFANTGIRTRHAACPLSWYLEPHGWAERAAVFERVALDLLEEAAAKALSAAGLSPADVDAIVCATTTGIATPSLEALLLDRMGFRPDTVRLPVFGLGCAGGALGLARAGMMARAMPGRTVLFLVVELCTLSHRPEEATATNVVASALFADGAAAALLRTSGTDDDTHGPRFVDSAEHTWPGTRRIMGWRIEDEGFGVVFSQDIPRLIRERLPPVIDGFLTGRGMSRADLAGVICHTGGAKVLQALTEVLDPAVAGMDDSWVVLGDCGNMSAASVMFVLDRRMRSGATGPHLMLALGPGFTAGLTLLDL; encoded by the coding sequence ATGTCACCCGATCCGCGGCTGTTGGCGGTCGCCACGGCGTTGCCGCCCCACCGCTTCGAACAGGAAGAAACGTTGACCGTCGCCCGGACGGTCTTCGCCCACCGTCTCCGCGACTTTGACCGGCTGGCCCCCGTCTTCGCCAACACCGGCATCCGCACCCGCCACGCCGCCTGCCCGCTGTCCTGGTATCTGGAGCCGCACGGCTGGGCCGAGCGCGCCGCCGTGTTCGAACGGGTGGCGCTGGACCTGCTGGAAGAGGCGGCAGCCAAGGCGCTGTCCGCCGCCGGCCTGAGCCCCGCCGATGTGGACGCCATTGTCTGCGCCACCACCACCGGCATCGCCACCCCCAGTCTGGAGGCGCTGCTGCTCGATCGCATGGGCTTCCGTCCCGACACGGTGCGGCTTCCGGTCTTCGGGCTGGGCTGCGCCGGCGGTGCGCTGGGGCTGGCGCGGGCCGGCATGATGGCGCGCGCCATGCCCGGCCGCACCGTCCTGTTCCTGGTGGTCGAATTGTGCACCCTGTCGCACCGGCCGGAAGAAGCCACCGCCACCAATGTCGTCGCCAGCGCCCTGTTTGCCGACGGTGCCGCCGCCGCCCTTCTGCGGACCTCCGGGACCGATGACGATACCCACGGTCCGCGCTTCGTCGACAGCGCCGAGCACACTTGGCCCGGCACCCGGCGGATCATGGGCTGGCGCATCGAGGACGAGGGCTTCGGCGTCGTCTTCAGCCAGGACATCCCCCGCCTGATCCGCGAACGGCTGCCCCCGGTGATCGACGGTTTCCTGACCGGCCGTGGCATGAGCCGTGCCGATCTGGCCGGGGTGATCTGCCACACCGGCGGCGCCAAGGTGCTGCAGGCGCTGACCGAGGTGCTGGACCCCGCCGTCGCCGGCATGGACGACTCCTGGGTGGTGCTGGGCGACTGCGGCAACATGTCGGCCGCCAGCGTGATGTTCGTTCTGGACCGGCGGATGCGCAGCGGGGCGACCGGACCGCATCTGATGCTGGCGCTCGGCCCCGGCTTCACCGCCGGCCTCACCCTGCTGGATCTGTGA
- a CDS encoding isoprenylcysteine carboxyl methyltransferase family protein, with translation MDAIGWPQIILLAVAAQRLLELVIARRNTTRLLADGAREVGAAHYPLFVALHAGWLVALFVMVPADAPVNGWLLALFLLLQAGRVWVIATLGRFWTTRIITLDGAPLVRRGPFRWVRHPNYLVVAGELAVLPLVFGEVWIAVAATLLNIPLTLHRIRVEEGALSGRDGTSAGTGGGAGSWTGWSGRRPTPDRS, from the coding sequence ATGGACGCAATCGGCTGGCCGCAGATCATCCTGCTGGCGGTGGCCGCGCAACGGCTGCTGGAACTGGTAATCGCCCGCCGCAACACCACCCGCCTGCTGGCCGACGGCGCGCGGGAGGTCGGGGCGGCGCATTACCCTCTGTTCGTTGCGCTGCATGCCGGCTGGCTGGTGGCCCTGTTCGTCATGGTGCCGGCCGATGCGCCGGTGAATGGCTGGCTGCTGGCGCTGTTCCTGCTGCTCCAGGCCGGGCGGGTCTGGGTGATCGCGACGCTCGGCCGCTTCTGGACGACGCGGATCATCACGCTGGACGGCGCCCCTCTGGTCCGGCGCGGCCCCTTTCGTTGGGTCCGGCACCCCAACTACCTCGTGGTGGCGGGGGAGCTTGCGGTGCTGCCGCTGGTTTTCGGCGAGGTCTGGATCGCCGTTGCCGCCACGCTGCTGAACATCCCGCTGACCCTGCACCGCATCCGGGTGGAAGAGGGAGCGCTGAGCGGACGGGACGGAACCTCAGCGGGAACTGGGGGCGGTGCAGGGAGTTGGACAGGATGGAGCGGCCGACGGCCAACCCCTGACCGCTCCTGA
- a CDS encoding SDR family oxidoreductase — MYPTNGLPHSPVVCITGASAGVGRATALAFAAYRQASIGLIARSSEALEEVKAEVERLGGRALVLPLDVADPDALDAAADRVEEAFGPIDAWINVAMVTVFGPVHAVTPNELKRVTEVTYLGSAYGIQTALRRMRPRNAGTILQVGSALAYRSIPLQSAYCAAKHAITGFIDSLHSELIHEDSGVRLTTVHLPAVNTPQFDWARSHMPRRARPMGTIFQPEDIARSILHATENPRREYWLGWSAMQAILGNSLAPGFADRYLANTAVDGQMTEERERPGRPDNLFHPVDGLHRTRGRFGLPHNTLRLEAPSAAARGVAVTVGFLLAGGLGFAMSRMTPRLR; from the coding sequence ATGTACCCGACCAACGGCCTCCCCCACTCTCCCGTCGTCTGCATCACCGGTGCATCCGCCGGGGTCGGCCGCGCCACCGCGCTGGCCTTCGCCGCCTACCGCCAGGCGTCGATCGGCTTGATCGCCCGTTCGTCCGAAGCGCTGGAGGAGGTGAAGGCGGAGGTCGAGCGGCTGGGCGGGCGGGCGCTGGTCCTGCCGCTGGACGTCGCCGATCCCGATGCGCTGGATGCCGCCGCCGACCGGGTGGAGGAAGCCTTCGGTCCCATCGACGCCTGGATCAACGTGGCGATGGTGACGGTCTTCGGCCCGGTGCATGCCGTGACACCGAATGAGTTGAAGCGGGTGACCGAGGTGACCTATCTCGGCTCCGCCTACGGCATCCAGACGGCGTTGCGCCGGATGCGGCCGCGCAATGCCGGGACGATCCTGCAGGTCGGCTCGGCGCTGGCCTACCGGTCGATCCCGCTGCAGTCGGCCTATTGCGCGGCCAAGCATGCGATCACCGGCTTCATCGACAGCCTGCATTCCGAACTGATCCACGAGGACAGCGGCGTCAGGCTGACCACCGTGCATCTGCCGGCTGTCAACACGCCCCAGTTCGATTGGGCACGCAGCCACATGCCCCGACGCGCGAGGCCGATGGGCACCATCTTCCAGCCGGAGGACATCGCCCGCTCCATCCTGCATGCCACCGAGAATCCCCGCCGCGAATATTGGCTGGGTTGGTCGGCGATGCAGGCGATCCTGGGCAACTCCCTGGCGCCGGGCTTCGCCGACCGCTATCTCGCCAACACTGCGGTGGATGGCCAGATGACGGAGGAGCGCGAGAGGCCCGGCCGGCCCGACAACCTGTTCCACCCCGTCGACGGACTGCACCGCACCCGCGGGCGTTTCGGCCTGCCGCACAACACATTGCGACTGGAGGCACCAAGCGCCGCCGCCCGCGGCGTCGCGGTGACGGTCGGCTTTCTCCTGGCCGGCGGGCTGGGCTTCGCCATGAGCCGGATGACCCCGCGCCTGCGCTAG
- a CDS encoding C4-dicarboxylate TRAP transporter substrate-binding protein: MSVMANAVRTALFGAVVSLVSFGASAADYTLSVNTALSQQDPLYKGLEEFKANVEKRSAGKMAVRLFPASQLGKDEDLLEQARAGAPVAVVVDGGRLAVFVKEFGVLGAPYVAQGYGGIRKVVTSPMFEEWVQKLRKASGHQVLSFNWWQGERHMLTNKPVKVPADLNGVRVRTPGAPVWMETIRAMGATPTPLPWSEVYTAMQQQVIDGAEAQDPAIYGSRLYEVAKYLTKTGHINLITGIVTSAAWFDSLPKDMQTILREESLKAGDDASKATEASLADFEKQMTEKGMQVVAIDVAPFREATAPVYEKLGYGELHKQVDALLKQ, from the coding sequence ATGTCTGTCATGGCGAACGCCGTGCGTACGGCGCTGTTCGGCGCGGTGGTGTCCCTGGTTTCATTCGGCGCCTCGGCGGCCGACTACACGCTCAGCGTCAACACGGCCCTGTCGCAGCAGGACCCGCTCTACAAGGGCCTGGAAGAGTTCAAGGCCAATGTGGAGAAGCGGTCGGCCGGCAAGATGGCCGTCCGCCTGTTCCCCGCCTCGCAGCTTGGCAAGGACGAGGATCTGCTGGAACAGGCCCGCGCCGGCGCTCCGGTCGCGGTGGTGGTGGATGGCGGCCGGCTCGCCGTGTTCGTCAAGGAGTTCGGCGTGCTGGGCGCGCCCTACGTCGCCCAGGGCTATGGCGGCATCCGCAAGGTCGTGACCTCGCCGATGTTCGAGGAGTGGGTGCAGAAGCTGCGCAAGGCGTCCGGCCATCAGGTGCTGTCCTTCAACTGGTGGCAAGGCGAACGCCACATGCTGACCAACAAGCCGGTGAAGGTGCCGGCCGACCTGAACGGCGTCCGCGTCCGCACGCCGGGCGCGCCGGTGTGGATGGAGACCATCCGCGCCATGGGCGCCACCCCGACGCCGCTGCCCTGGTCGGAGGTCTACACCGCCATGCAGCAGCAGGTGATCGACGGCGCCGAGGCGCAGGACCCCGCCATCTACGGCTCGCGCCTCTATGAGGTGGCGAAGTACCTGACCAAGACCGGCCACATCAACCTGATCACCGGCATCGTCACCAGCGCCGCCTGGTTCGACAGCCTGCCGAAGGACATGCAGACGATCCTGCGCGAGGAGTCGCTGAAGGCCGGCGACGATGCGTCCAAGGCGACCGAGGCGTCGCTGGCCGATTTCGAAAAGCAGATGACGGAGAAGGGCATGCAGGTCGTCGCCATCGACGTCGCGCCCTTCCGCGAGGCCACCGCGCCCGTCTATGAGAAGCTCGGCTATGGCGAGCTGCACAAGCAGGTCGACGCGCTGCTGAAGCAGTGA
- a CDS encoding TRAP transporter small permease produces MKSLYVKAETVLATTLLAVIVLLVFVAGISRWFGYPLVWSVDVAQLLFAWASFLGADLALRKHAHIGIDYVVKRLPPRVRAILDILLALLVLAFLLTMAVKGYQLTMLNLERQFGDSGISYAFVTSAVPVGCLLLSFTLLGQTMAAIGRLRRTPRPIFNTPSDVPVAEEVMP; encoded by the coding sequence ATGAAATCCCTATACGTCAAGGCGGAGACGGTGCTGGCGACAACGCTGCTCGCCGTCATCGTCCTGCTGGTCTTCGTGGCCGGCATCAGCCGCTGGTTCGGCTATCCCCTGGTCTGGTCGGTGGACGTCGCGCAGCTGCTGTTCGCCTGGGCCAGCTTCCTCGGCGCCGACCTCGCGTTGCGCAAGCATGCCCACATCGGCATCGACTATGTCGTCAAGCGCCTGCCGCCGCGTGTGCGCGCCATCCTGGACATCCTGCTGGCGCTGCTGGTGCTGGCCTTCCTGCTGACCATGGCGGTCAAGGGCTATCAGCTGACCATGCTGAACCTGGAACGCCAGTTCGGCGACAGCGGCATCAGCTATGCCTTCGTCACCTCGGCGGTGCCGGTCGGCTGCCTGTTGCTGTCCTTCACCCTGCTGGGGCAGACGATGGCCGCCATCGGCCGGCTTCGCCGCACCCCGCGCCCGATCTTCAACACGCCGTCGGACGTCCCGGTGGCGGAGGAGGTGATGCCGTGA
- a CDS encoding TRAP transporter large permease, translated as MILLALTFFVLMGLGVPIAFAIGMAGFTFFLTNGIIPVSIGVQQVATASQSFPLLAVPFFVLAGHMMNRTGITHRLIGCSNVLVSWMSGGLAQVCIVLSTLMGGVSGSAVADAAMEARILGPDLIRSGYSKGFTSAVIAVGSLITATIPPSLGLILYGFVGNVSIGRLFLAGIVPGFLMMAVLMVTVWWIARRRGYGAATTQRPTGKAMWEAVVHAKWALLFPVALLVAIRGGLFTPSEVGAFAVIYAAVIGFFVHRELTLRAMVDALVEAVTDTGLILLIILFSGMVGYAIVFEQAPQSIAAAMTGLTREPALVVTLILIFLFIAGLFIESTVLVLLLTPIFLPIVQPLGVDPVHFGILMMTIVTLGSMTPPVGVAMYTVCSLLDCPVEEYIVESIPFVLAVVALVAVMLLWPGLVLFVPNALM; from the coding sequence GTGATCCTGCTCGCCCTCACCTTTTTCGTCCTGATGGGGCTTGGCGTTCCGATCGCCTTCGCCATCGGCATGGCCGGCTTCACCTTCTTCCTGACCAACGGCATCATTCCGGTGTCCATCGGGGTGCAGCAGGTCGCCACCGCCTCGCAGAGCTTCCCGCTTCTGGCCGTTCCCTTCTTCGTGCTGGCCGGCCACATGATGAACCGGACCGGCATCACCCACCGGCTGATCGGCTGTTCCAACGTGCTGGTGTCGTGGATGTCCGGCGGGCTGGCGCAGGTCTGTATCGTGCTGTCCACCCTGATGGGCGGCGTGTCCGGCTCCGCCGTTGCCGACGCGGCGATGGAGGCGCGCATCCTCGGTCCGGACCTGATCCGCAGCGGCTATTCGAAGGGCTTCACCTCGGCCGTCATCGCGGTGGGATCGCTCATCACGGCGACTATCCCGCCCAGCCTCGGCCTGATCCTGTACGGCTTCGTCGGCAACGTCTCCATCGGACGGCTGTTCCTGGCCGGCATCGTTCCCGGTTTCCTGATGATGGCCGTGCTGATGGTCACCGTCTGGTGGATCGCGCGGCGCCGCGGCTATGGCGCCGCCACCACCCAGCGGCCGACCGGCAAGGCGATGTGGGAGGCGGTCGTCCACGCCAAATGGGCTCTGCTGTTCCCGGTGGCATTGCTGGTCGCCATCCGCGGCGGCCTGTTCACCCCGTCGGAGGTCGGCGCCTTCGCCGTCATCTATGCCGCCGTCATCGGCTTCTTCGTGCACAGGGAACTGACGCTGCGCGCCATGGTGGACGCGCTGGTTGAGGCGGTGACGGACACCGGGCTGATCCTGCTGATCATCCTGTTCTCCGGCATGGTCGGCTACGCCATCGTCTTCGAACAGGCGCCGCAGAGCATCGCCGCCGCCATGACCGGACTGACGCGGGAACCGGCGCTGGTCGTCACCCTGATCCTGATCTTCCTGTTCATCGCCGGCCTGTTCATCGAAAGCACGGTGCTGGTTCTGCTGCTGACGCCGATCTTCCTGCCGATCGTCCAGCCGCTGGGCGTCGATCCGGTGCATTTCGGCATCCTGATGATGACCATCGTCACGCTGGGCTCGATGACCCCGCCGGTGGGGGTGGCGATGTATACCGTGTGCAGCCTGCTGGACTGCCCGGTCGAGGAATACATCGTCGAATCCATCCCCTTCGTCCTGGCCGTGGTGGCGCTGGTCGCGGTGATGCTGCTGTGGCCCGGTCTGGTGCTGTTCGTGCCGAATGCACTGATGTGA
- a CDS encoding thiamine pyrophosphate-requiring protein yields MAANVSDFFWQRLSEWGVKRVFGYPGDGINGLVGALARTGDQFDFVQARHEELAAFMATAHAKYTGELGVCLATSGPGAIHLLNGLYDAKLDHQPVLAIVGQQALTALGGHYQQEVDLVSLFKDVAGEYVHMASTPAQVRHLVDRAVRIAKAERTVTCIILPNDLQEMDAVETPLRAHGTIHSGVGYSAPVVRPAEADLRRAADVLNAGSKVAILVGAGALNATDEVIEVADILGAGVAKALLGKAALPDDLPFVTGSIGLLGTRPSYEMMVNCDTLLMIGSGFPYSEFLPKEGQARGVQIDIDPKMLSIRYPMEVNLVGDSAGTLRELIPLLQRKQDRSWREEIEAGVADWWKVLEARAMNDATPLNPQRVFWELSPRLPDDVVIACDTGSGTNWYARDIKIRRGMKATLCGGLATMGPGMPYALAAKFAHPDRPVLAIVGDGAMQMNGMNALITLSKYWKQWSDPRFIVLVLNNRDLNQVTWEMRAQAGDPKFEASQELPDVPYARYAEMLGFKGLFVDKPEDLGKVWDEALATRGPVVVEAYTDPNVPPLPPHISLKNAAAMMATLAKGDPEVWDMLKGTAKDFVESYLPHGGDKGGGKKR; encoded by the coding sequence ATGGCTGCGAACGTCAGCGACTTCTTCTGGCAACGGCTCTCCGAATGGGGTGTGAAGCGGGTCTTCGGCTATCCCGGCGACGGCATCAACGGGCTGGTCGGCGCGCTCGCCCGCACCGGCGACCAGTTCGATTTCGTCCAGGCCCGCCACGAGGAACTGGCCGCCTTCATGGCGACCGCGCATGCCAAATACACCGGGGAGTTGGGCGTCTGCCTGGCCACCTCCGGCCCCGGCGCCATCCATCTGCTGAACGGCCTCTATGATGCGAAGCTCGACCACCAGCCGGTGCTCGCCATCGTCGGCCAGCAGGCGCTGACCGCGCTCGGCGGCCATTACCAGCAGGAGGTCGACCTCGTCTCCCTCTTCAAGGACGTGGCCGGCGAGTATGTCCACATGGCCTCCACGCCCGCCCAGGTGCGGCACCTCGTGGACCGTGCGGTGCGAATCGCCAAGGCCGAGCGCACGGTGACCTGCATCATCCTGCCCAACGACCTGCAGGAGATGGACGCGGTGGAGACGCCGCTACGCGCGCACGGCACCATCCATTCCGGCGTCGGCTATTCCGCCCCCGTCGTCCGCCCGGCGGAGGCCGACCTGCGCCGCGCCGCCGACGTGCTGAATGCCGGTTCCAAGGTGGCGATCCTGGTCGGCGCCGGGGCGCTGAACGCCACCGACGAGGTGATCGAGGTGGCCGACATCCTGGGCGCCGGCGTCGCCAAGGCCCTGCTGGGCAAGGCGGCGCTGCCCGACGATCTGCCCTTTGTCACCGGCTCCATCGGCCTGCTCGGCACCCGGCCAAGCTACGAGATGATGGTGAACTGCGACACGCTGCTGATGATCGGCTCCGGCTTCCCTTATTCGGAGTTCCTGCCCAAGGAGGGGCAGGCGCGCGGCGTGCAGATCGACATCGATCCGAAGATGCTCAGCATCCGCTATCCGATGGAGGTCAATCTGGTCGGCGACAGCGCCGGCACCCTGCGCGAGCTGATCCCGCTGCTGCAGCGCAAGCAGGACCGCTCCTGGCGCGAGGAGATCGAGGCCGGCGTCGCCGACTGGTGGAAGGTGCTGGAAGCCCGCGCCATGAACGACGCCACGCCGCTGAACCCGCAGCGCGTCTTCTGGGAACTGTCGCCAAGGCTGCCGGACGACGTGGTGATCGCCTGCGACACCGGGTCGGGCACCAACTGGTACGCCCGCGACATCAAGATCCGCCGAGGCATGAAGGCGACCCTGTGCGGTGGCCTCGCCACCATGGGGCCGGGCATGCCCTATGCGCTGGCCGCCAAGTTCGCCCATCCCGACCGCCCGGTGCTGGCCATCGTCGGCGATGGCGCCATGCAGATGAACGGCATGAACGCCCTCATCACCCTGTCGAAATACTGGAAGCAGTGGAGCGACCCGCGCTTCATCGTGCTGGTTCTGAACAATCGCGACCTCAATCAGGTGACGTGGGAAATGCGCGCCCAGGCCGGCGATCCGAAGTTCGAGGCATCGCAGGAGCTTCCCGACGTTCCCTATGCCCGCTATGCCGAGATGCTGGGCTTCAAGGGCCTGTTCGTCGACAAGCCGGAAGACCTCGGCAAGGTGTGGGACGAGGCGCTGGCGACCCGCGGCCCGGTGGTGGTCGAGGCCTATACCGATCCCAATGTGCCGCCGCTGCCGCCGCACATCTCGCTGAAGAACGCCGCCGCGATGATGGCGACGCTGGCCAAGGGCGATCCGGAGGTGTGGGACATGCTGAAGGGCACCGCCAAGGACTTTGTCGAAAGCTACCTGCCGCACGGTGGCGATAAGGGCGGCGGAAAGAAGCGCTGA